A stretch of the Azorhizobium caulinodans ORS 571 genome encodes the following:
- a CDS encoding (2Fe-2S) ferredoxin domain-containing protein: MTETATLSLTDVPQVYKRHVFACFQQRPPTHPRGSCGAAGAQPLWERLGKQIEATGQRDIVMTATGCMGFCQAGPIMVVYPEGVWYQPRTPEDVDEIVTTHLVGGTLVERLVIVPRI, translated from the coding sequence ATGACCGAGACCGCCACCCTCTCCCTCACCGACGTCCCGCAGGTCTACAAGCGGCACGTCTTTGCCTGCTTCCAGCAGCGTCCGCCGACCCATCCGCGGGGCAGTTGCGGCGCGGCCGGCGCCCAGCCTTTGTGGGAGCGGCTCGGCAAGCAGATCGAGGCCACGGGCCAGCGGGATATCGTGATGACCGCCACCGGCTGCATGGGCTTCTGCCAGGCAGGGCCGATCATGGTCGTTTATCCGGAGGGCGTCTGGTATCAGCCGCGCACGCCGGAGGATGTGGACGAGATCGTGACCACCCATCTCGTGGGTGGCACGCTGGTGGAGCGGCTCGTCATCGTGCCGCGCATCTGA
- a CDS encoding DUF423 domain-containing protein — protein MTLWPRLLIVIAGLYGAGGVALAAVSAHLTGGASLAIAANFLLFHAAALVALAAVAGQVAHMRAVLLVGASALALGALLFSGDLTLRALMEIKLLGGSAPFGGMLMIAGWLVVGASALFGRRA, from the coding sequence ATGACCCTCTGGCCGCGCCTGCTCATCGTGATCGCCGGCCTCTACGGCGCCGGCGGAGTCGCGCTGGCGGCGGTGTCCGCCCATCTCACGGGCGGCGCCTCGCTCGCCATCGCGGCCAACTTCCTGCTCTTCCACGCCGCTGCGCTGGTGGCGCTGGCGGCGGTGGCAGGACAGGTCGCGCACATGCGGGCGGTGCTGCTCGTCGGAGCCAGCGCGCTCGCTCTGGGCGCACTTCTTTTCTCCGGCGACCTCACGTTGCGGGCGTTGATGGAGATCAAACTTCTCGGCGGCAGCGCGCCCTTCGGCGGCATGCTCATGATCGCGGGCTGGCTGGTGGTCGGTGCCTCGGCGCTCTTTGGCCGAAGGGCGTAA
- a CDS encoding pyridoxamine 5'-phosphate oxidase family protein produces the protein MNVEDVWTAMEERHACMLVDRDGSRLRARPMAPVARRDDGVVWFVTDAHSAKDEEVSAHPEVCLSFSDEGDRFYLSVSGRAEVVRDVAKLKDIWSAPMEAYFPGGPEDPNAVLLRVVPEQAEIWQGDGLLTTGFKMASAILSDRRADLGENAKIEM, from the coding sequence ATGAACGTTGAGGACGTCTGGACCGCCATGGAAGAGCGGCACGCCTGCATGCTCGTGGACCGCGACGGATCACGCCTGCGGGCGCGGCCCATGGCGCCGGTGGCCCGCCGCGACGACGGCGTGGTCTGGTTCGTCACCGATGCCCACAGCGCCAAGGACGAGGAAGTCTCGGCTCATCCCGAGGTGTGCCTGAGCTTTTCGGACGAGGGCGACCGCTTCTATCTCTCCGTCTCGGGTCGGGCCGAGGTGGTGCGTGACGTCGCGAAGCTGAAGGACATCTGGAGCGCGCCCATGGAAGCCTATTTTCCGGGCGGACCGGAGGACCCGAATGCGGTGCTCCTGCGCGTGGTGCCGGAGCAGGCGGAAATCTGGCAGGGCGATGGCCTCCTGACCACCGGCTTCAAGATGGCGAGCGCCATCCTCTCCGATCGCCGCGCGGATCTCGGCGAGAACGCCAAGATCGAGATGTGA
- a CDS encoding sulfate ABC transporter substrate-binding protein, producing the protein MLSRRSVLSLTLGGLVASAGMGSLSAALAQQIKYSGPNTLLNVSYDIARELFTAENTEFVPFWKQQTGQDITVNQSHAGSSRQARAIIEGLEADVVTFNQVLDVQALVKAGFVAKDWQAKFPNNASPYYSFPAFLVRAGNPKNIKDWNDLVRDDVKVIFPNPKTSGNARYTYLAAYAYALEQNKGDTAKADAFVKKLLANVPVFDTGGRGATTTFVERETGDVLVSFEAETRAIADVYKDKKLSTVVPSVSVLAEFPVAVVDKVVDKRGSRVAAQQYLEFLYSPAGQTVAAKAYHRVVDKTVEEKFKDQFPPVRLVKVEDVFGGWDKANADHFVSGGKLDQVFGAR; encoded by the coding sequence ATGCTGAGCCGCCGTTCCGTCCTGTCCCTCACGCTCGGCGGCCTTGTCGCCAGCGCCGGCATGGGCAGCCTCTCCGCCGCGCTGGCGCAGCAGATCAAGTACAGCGGCCCGAACACCCTGCTGAACGTCTCCTATGACATAGCCCGCGAGTTGTTCACGGCGGAGAACACGGAGTTCGTGCCCTTCTGGAAGCAGCAGACGGGGCAGGACATCACGGTCAACCAGAGCCACGCCGGCTCCTCCCGCCAGGCCCGCGCCATCATCGAGGGGCTTGAGGCCGACGTCGTGACCTTCAATCAGGTGCTGGACGTGCAGGCGCTGGTGAAGGCGGGCTTCGTGGCCAAGGACTGGCAGGCGAAATTCCCGAACAATGCCTCGCCTTATTATTCCTTCCCGGCCTTCCTCGTGCGCGCCGGCAATCCCAAGAACATCAAGGACTGGAACGACCTCGTCCGCGACGACGTGAAGGTCATCTTCCCGAACCCCAAGACCTCGGGGAATGCGCGTTACACCTATCTCGCCGCCTACGCCTATGCCCTGGAGCAGAACAAGGGTGACACCGCCAAGGCCGACGCCTTCGTGAAGAAGCTGCTCGCCAACGTGCCGGTGTTCGACACGGGCGGCCGTGGGGCCACCACCACCTTCGTGGAACGCGAGACGGGCGACGTGCTGGTGAGCTTCGAGGCCGAGACCCGCGCCATTGCGGACGTCTACAAGGACAAGAAGCTCTCCACCGTGGTGCCGTCCGTGAGCGTGCTGGCCGAGTTTCCGGTGGCCGTGGTGGACAAGGTGGTGGACAAGCGCGGCTCGCGCGTCGCCGCCCAGCAGTATCTGGAGTTCCTATATTCCCCCGCTGGCCAGACGGTGGCTGCCAAGGCTTATCACCGTGTGGTGGACAAGACCGTGGAGGAGAAGTTCAAGGATCAGTTCCCGCCGGTGCGCCTCGTGAAGGTGGAAGACGTGTTCGGCGGCTGGGACAAGGCCAATGCCGATCACTTCGTCTCCGGTGGGAAACTCGATCAGGTCTTCGGCGCCCGCTGA
- the acs gene encoding acetate--CoA ligase — protein sequence MSEQNYFHVPAEWASRAFVDKAGYEAMYKASVENPEAFWAEQGKRIDWFEPYTKVKNTSFIPGAVSIKWFEDGVTNIAHNCVDRHLEKRGDQVAIIWEGDSPTESRKITYRELASEVNKFANVLRNRDVQKGDRVTIYLPMIPEAAFAMLACARLGAVHSIVFAGFSPDSLAGRISDCGSKVVITADEGLRGGRKVPLKANVDAAIERLPEPVDHVIVVRRTGATVAMEPGRDVWYHEAAEMVTDECPAEPMNAEDPLFILYTSGSTGKPKGVLHTTGGYLVYAAMTHQYVFDYHEGDIYWCTADVGWVTGHSYIVYGPLANGATTLMFEGVPNYPSNARFWEVIDKHQVNIFYTAPTAIRALMQAGEDPVKKTSRASLRLLGSVGEPINPEAWHWYHRVVGEGRCPIVDTWWQTETGGILITPLPGATALKPGSATRPFFGIVPQLVDAEGRVLDGAAEGNLVIADSWPGQMRTVYGDHERFEQTYFSTYPGKYFTGDGCRRDEDGYYWITGRVDDVINVSGHRMGTAEVESALVAHPKVSEAAVVGFPHDIKGQGIYAYVTLMAGENPSEELRKELVAWVRKEIGPIASPDLIQFAPGLPKTRSGKIMRRILRKIAEDQFENLGDTSTLADPGVVEDLVSNRQNKREAAA from the coding sequence GTGTCCGAGCAGAATTATTTCCACGTGCCGGCCGAATGGGCCTCGCGGGCCTTTGTGGACAAGGCGGGTTACGAGGCCATGTACAAGGCCTCCGTCGAAAATCCGGAGGCCTTCTGGGCCGAGCAGGGCAAGCGCATCGACTGGTTCGAGCCCTACACGAAGGTGAAGAACACCTCGTTCATCCCCGGCGCCGTCTCTATCAAATGGTTCGAGGATGGCGTCACCAACATCGCCCATAATTGCGTGGACCGGCATCTGGAGAAGCGCGGCGATCAGGTGGCGATCATCTGGGAGGGCGATAGCCCGACCGAGAGCCGCAAGATCACCTATCGCGAGCTTGCCTCCGAGGTGAACAAGTTCGCCAACGTGCTGCGCAACCGCGATGTGCAGAAGGGCGACCGCGTCACCATCTATCTGCCCATGATCCCCGAGGCGGCGTTCGCGATGCTCGCCTGCGCGCGCCTTGGAGCCGTGCATTCCATCGTCTTCGCCGGCTTCTCGCCGGACAGCCTCGCGGGCCGCATTTCCGACTGCGGCTCCAAGGTGGTGATCACCGCCGACGAGGGCCTGCGTGGCGGCCGCAAGGTGCCGCTGAAGGCCAATGTGGACGCCGCCATCGAGCGCCTGCCCGAGCCGGTGGACCATGTGATCGTCGTGCGCCGCACGGGCGCGACCGTCGCCATGGAGCCGGGCCGCGACGTCTGGTACCACGAGGCCGCCGAGATGGTGACCGACGAGTGCCCGGCCGAGCCGATGAATGCGGAAGATCCGCTGTTCATCCTCTACACCTCCGGCTCCACCGGAAAGCCAAAGGGCGTCCTGCACACCACCGGCGGCTATCTCGTCTATGCCGCCATGACGCACCAGTATGTCTTCGATTATCACGAGGGCGACATCTACTGGTGCACGGCCGACGTGGGATGGGTGACCGGCCACTCCTACATCGTCTACGGCCCGCTCGCGAACGGCGCCACGACGCTGATGTTCGAGGGCGTGCCCAATTATCCGTCGAACGCCCGCTTCTGGGAGGTGATCGACAAGCATCAGGTCAACATCTTCTACACCGCCCCCACCGCCATCCGCGCGCTGATGCAGGCGGGCGAGGATCCGGTGAAGAAGACCAGCCGCGCCTCGCTGCGCCTGCTCGGCTCGGTGGGCGAGCCCATCAATCCGGAAGCCTGGCACTGGTATCACCGCGTGGTGGGCGAGGGCCGCTGCCCCATCGTGGACACCTGGTGGCAGACGGAGACCGGAGGCATCCTCATCACCCCGCTGCCGGGTGCGACCGCTCTGAAGCCGGGCTCCGCCACGCGCCCCTTCTTCGGCATCGTGCCGCAGCTGGTGGATGCGGAGGGCCGCGTGCTGGACGGCGCGGCGGAAGGCAATCTTGTGATCGCTGACAGCTGGCCGGGCCAGATGCGCACGGTCTATGGCGACCATGAGCGCTTCGAGCAGACCTATTTCTCCACCTATCCCGGCAAGTATTTCACCGGCGACGGCTGCCGCCGCGACGAGGACGGCTATTACTGGATCACCGGCCGCGTGGACGATGTGATCAACGTCTCGGGCCACCGCATGGGCACGGCCGAGGTGGAGAGTGCGCTTGTCGCCCACCCCAAGGTCTCGGAAGCAGCGGTGGTGGGGTTCCCGCACGACATCAAGGGCCAGGGCATCTATGCCTATGTCACCCTCATGGCGGGCGAGAACCCGTCCGAGGAACTCCGCAAGGAGCTGGTGGCCTGGGTGCGCAAGGAGATCGGACCGATCGCCTCGCCGGACCTCATCCAGTTCGCGCCCGGCCTGCCCAAGACGCGCTCGGGCAAGATCATGCGCCGGATCCTGCGCAAGATCGCCGAGGATCAGTTCGAGAATCTGGGCGACACCTCCACGCTCGCCGATCCTGGCGTGGTGGAGGATCTGGTCAGCAATCGCCAGAACAAGCGCGAGGCGGCGGCCTGA
- a CDS encoding class I SAM-dependent methyltransferase, with protein sequence MSSSPSPISDPAAFVRAETRLRPVPLVPEISLHVADEAVPIWHRTEEELGAMGLPPPFWAFAWAGGQALARYVLDHPQVVAGRRVLDFASGSGLVGLAARQAGAADVTCADIDVFAHAAIGVNFAANAGREMPADTTFRVTRENLIGCDEGWETVLAGDICYERDLAEAVFAWLKGLAARGATVLLGDPGRTYLPRAELEQLIEYNVPVTRELEDLEIKRTGVWRPRLPAGV encoded by the coding sequence ATGTCGTCGAGCCCTTCCCCCATTTCCGATCCGGCCGCCTTCGTGCGCGCGGAAACGCGCCTGCGTCCTGTGCCCCTCGTGCCGGAGATCAGCCTTCATGTGGCCGACGAGGCGGTGCCCATCTGGCACCGCACGGAGGAGGAACTGGGCGCCATGGGCCTGCCGCCGCCCTTCTGGGCCTTTGCCTGGGCAGGCGGACAGGCGCTGGCGCGCTACGTGCTCGATCATCCGCAGGTGGTGGCGGGACGGCGCGTGCTCGATTTCGCGTCGGGCTCGGGCCTCGTGGGCCTTGCCGCCCGTCAGGCCGGGGCTGCCGATGTGACCTGCGCCGACATCGATGTCTTCGCCCATGCGGCCATCGGCGTGAACTTCGCCGCCAATGCGGGCCGCGAGATGCCGGCGGACACCACCTTCCGGGTCACGCGTGAAAACCTCATCGGCTGCGACGAGGGGTGGGAGACGGTGCTGGCCGGCGACATCTGCTATGAGCGTGATCTCGCCGAGGCGGTCTTCGCTTGGCTGAAGGGCTTGGCTGCGCGTGGCGCCACCGTGCTCCTCGGCGATCCGGGGCGCACCTATCTGCCTCGCGCCGAACTGGAACAGCTCATTGAATACAATGTGCCGGTGACGCGGGAACTGGAGGACCTGGAGATCAAGCGCACCGGCGTCTGGCGGCCGCGTCTGCCCGCCGGGGTGTGA
- a CDS encoding polyhydroxyalkanoate depolymerase, whose translation MMYLAYQAQSDLMEPVKFGAHFARRFLSGPFMAPFQTQATRQLAAACEMVERVGLTHGRPDFGIRTTEVGNREVPVVEEGVFRMPFGTLLHFKKKDVDVAQPRVLVVAPLSGHFATLLVNTVRTLLPDHDVFITDWHNARDVPLEEGGFGFDGYVEHVTKFLEFMGPGAHLVAVCQPCVQALVAAAVMAQEGNPAYPRSMTLMAGPIDCRINPTKVNELATSKPIRWFENNLISTVPMGFPGSGRRVYPGFVQLSAFVSMNFGRHMKAHFDLYDALVEGDEEKATTTKVFYDEYFAVLDLAAEFYLETVQYVFQEYRLPKGELTYKGNPIDFKAIRRTSLLTVEGERDDICSLGQTVAAHDICTGLKPHRKRHHMQAGVGHYGVFSGRKWAGQVYPIVRNHILASD comes from the coding sequence CTGATGTACCTTGCCTACCAGGCCCAGTCCGACCTGATGGAGCCGGTGAAGTTCGGCGCCCATTTTGCGCGCCGCTTCCTGTCCGGCCCGTTCATGGCCCCCTTCCAGACGCAGGCCACCCGCCAGCTCGCCGCCGCTTGCGAGATGGTGGAGCGCGTGGGCCTCACCCACGGCCGGCCGGACTTCGGCATCCGCACCACGGAAGTCGGCAATCGCGAGGTGCCGGTGGTGGAGGAGGGCGTGTTCCGCATGCCCTTCGGCACCCTGCTGCACTTCAAGAAGAAGGACGTGGACGTGGCCCAGCCGCGCGTCCTTGTGGTGGCCCCGCTCTCCGGCCATTTCGCGACGCTGCTGGTGAACACCGTGCGCACGCTGCTGCCGGACCACGACGTCTTCATCACCGACTGGCACAACGCCCGCGACGTGCCGCTGGAGGAAGGCGGGTTCGGCTTCGACGGCTATGTGGAGCACGTCACCAAGTTCCTCGAATTCATGGGGCCGGGCGCCCATCTCGTGGCGGTGTGCCAGCCGTGCGTGCAGGCGCTGGTGGCGGCGGCGGTGATGGCGCAGGAGGGAAACCCCGCCTATCCGCGCTCCATGACGCTGATGGCCGGCCCCATCGACTGCCGCATCAACCCCACCAAGGTGAACGAACTCGCCACCTCCAAGCCCATCCGCTGGTTCGAGAACAATCTCATCTCCACGGTGCCCATGGGCTTCCCCGGCTCTGGCCGGCGGGTCTATCCCGGCTTCGTGCAGCTCTCGGCCTTCGTGAGCATGAATTTCGGGCGCCACATGAAGGCGCATTTCGATCTCTACGACGCACTGGTGGAAGGCGACGAGGAGAAGGCCACCACCACCAAGGTCTTCTATGACGAATATTTCGCAGTGCTGGATCTGGCGGCGGAATTCTATCTGGAGACCGTTCAGTACGTCTTCCAGGAGTATCGCCTGCCCAAGGGCGAGCTGACCTACAAGGGCAACCCGATCGACTTCAAGGCCATCCGCCGCACCTCGCTGCTGACGGTGGAGGGCGAGCGGGACGACATCTGCTCGCTCGGCCAGACGGTTGCGGCCCACGACATCTGCACCGGCCTGAAGCCCCACCGCAAGCGCCATCACATGCAGGCCGGCGTCGGCCACTATGGCGTCTTCAGCGGCCGCAAATGGGCCGGTCAGGTCTATCCCATCGTCCGCAACCACATCCTCGCCAGCGACTGA
- a CDS encoding GCG_CRPN prefix-to-repeats domain-containing protein, which yields MLKIIPATVAAVVLATAAASPAFSFPVQSEVAVTAPVIPVAEGCGWGRWRGPWGGCRSTPYVGPLPGGGYAPAPGVVVGPVGNGCPPGYWRGPWGHCRDTPYHGRLPDGGWQ from the coding sequence ATGCTCAAGATCATCCCCGCCACTGTTGCTGCCGTTGTTCTGGCGACGGCTGCCGCGTCCCCCGCCTTTTCTTTCCCCGTCCAGTCCGAGGTCGCCGTGACGGCTCCGGTTATTCCCGTGGCCGAGGGCTGCGGCTGGGGCCGCTGGCGCGGGCCCTGGGGCGGCTGCCGCTCGACGCCTTATGTCGGGCCGCTGCCCGGCGGCGGTTATGCGCCGGCCCCCGGTGTTGTTGTCGGCCCCGTCGGCAACGGCTGCCCTCCCGGCTACTGGCGCGGCCCATGGGGCCACTGCCGCGACACGCCCTACCATGGCCGCCTGCCCGATGGCGGCTGGCAGTGA
- the leuB gene encoding 3-isopropylmalate dehydrogenase: protein MATHKLLLLAGDGIGPEVMAEVKHVIGFLDKQGIASFAIEEDLVGGSAYDAHGVAISDAAMERAKAADAILLGAVGGPKWANVPYEARPEAGLLRLRKDLGLFANLRPALCYPALADASSLKREVVEGLDILIVRELTGGVYFGEPKTILDLGNGQRRAIDTQVYDTYEIDRIGRVAFELARTRRNKVTSSEKHNVMRSGVLWKETITALHAKDYKDVELEHQLADSLAMQLVRWPKQFDVIVTDNLFGDILSDIASMLTGSLGMLPSASLGALDEATGKRPAMYEPVHGSAPDIAGRGIANPIAMIGSLGMALRYSFGLGEVADKIEEAIAAVLASGKRTGDIRTPGGPVIGTADMGAAIVEELGKLIA, encoded by the coding sequence ATGGCGACCCACAAGCTCCTGCTCCTCGCCGGCGACGGCATCGGCCCCGAAGTGATGGCCGAGGTGAAGCACGTCATCGGCTTCCTCGACAAGCAGGGCATCGCTTCCTTCGCCATCGAGGAAGATCTGGTCGGCGGCAGCGCCTATGACGCCCATGGCGTCGCCATTTCGGACGCCGCCATGGAGCGGGCCAAGGCGGCCGACGCCATCCTCCTCGGCGCCGTGGGCGGCCCGAAGTGGGCGAACGTGCCCTATGAGGCGCGCCCCGAGGCGGGCCTGCTGCGCCTGCGCAAGGATCTCGGCCTGTTTGCGAACCTGCGCCCGGCGCTGTGCTATCCGGCGCTGGCGGATGCCTCGTCGCTGAAGCGCGAAGTGGTCGAGGGCCTCGACATCCTCATCGTGCGCGAGCTGACGGGCGGCGTCTATTTCGGCGAGCCCAAGACCATCCTCGACCTCGGCAACGGCCAGCGCCGCGCCATCGACACGCAGGTGTACGACACCTACGAGATCGACCGCATCGGCCGCGTCGCCTTCGAGCTGGCCCGCACCCGCCGCAACAAGGTGACCTCCTCCGAGAAGCACAATGTGATGCGCTCCGGCGTGCTCTGGAAGGAAACCATCACCGCGCTGCACGCCAAGGACTACAAGGACGTGGAGCTGGAGCACCAGCTGGCGGATTCGCTCGCCATGCAGCTCGTGCGCTGGCCCAAGCAGTTCGACGTGATCGTCACCGACAACCTCTTCGGTGACATCCTCTCCGACATCGCCTCCATGCTCACCGGCTCGCTGGGGATGCTGCCCTCCGCCTCCCTCGGCGCGCTGGACGAGGCCACCGGCAAGCGCCCGGCCATGTATGAGCCGGTGCACGGCTCCGCGCCGGACATCGCCGGCCGCGGCATCGCCAACCCCATCGCCATGATCGGCTCGCTGGGCATGGCCCTGCGCTATTCGTTCGGCCTCGGCGAAGTGGCGGACAAGATCGAGGAAGCCATCGCCGCCGTGCTCGCCTCGGGCAAGCGCACCGGCGACATCCGCACCCCCGGCGGCCCGGTCATCGGCACCGCCGACATGGGCGCGGCCATCGTGGAAGAACTGGGCAAGCTCATCGCCTGA
- a CDS encoding Spy/CpxP family protein refolding chaperone, with protein sequence MPRLVTHLISATVLGAILASGPAAFAQPAAPQTPAAAPAPAPAIIVTEAYSEADARAVLNARLAALKAVIELTPEQEKLWPPLEAAIRDISKNAVARRKQMETAQPPKDFLGVLDQIGTAEEIRGRELKRFVEAARPFVASLTEAQKRRIPPFLGLQDTGGAHQPAGTLWLFEEEAG encoded by the coding sequence ATGCCCCGTCTTGTTACGCATCTGATCAGCGCCACCGTGCTTGGCGCGATCCTCGCCTCCGGTCCCGCGGCCTTCGCCCAGCCGGCGGCTCCGCAGACCCCGGCCGCCGCACCCGCTCCCGCTCCGGCGATCATCGTCACCGAGGCCTATTCGGAGGCCGACGCCCGCGCGGTCCTCAATGCCCGCCTCGCGGCGCTGAAGGCGGTGATCGAACTCACGCCCGAGCAGGAGAAGCTGTGGCCGCCGCTGGAGGCCGCCATCCGCGACATCAGCAAGAATGCGGTTGCCCGTCGCAAGCAGATGGAAACCGCGCAGCCGCCCAAGGACTTCCTCGGCGTGCTGGACCAGATCGGCACGGCGGAGGAAATCCGCGGCCGCGAGCTGAAGCGCTTCGTGGAAGCCGCCCGGCCCTTCGTGGCCTCCCTCACCGAGGCGCAGAAGCGCCGCATCCCGCCGTTCCTGGGCTTGCAGGATACGGGCGGCGCGCACCAGCCCGCCGGCACGCTCTGGCTGTTCGAGGAAGAGGCGGGCTGA
- the phbB gene encoding acetoacetyl-CoA reductase, producing the protein MSRVALVTGGTRGIGEAISIALKDKGYKVAANYAGNDAAAQAFHEKTGIPVFKWDVSDFEACKAGIAKVEADVGPVEVLVNNAGITRDATLHRMTLEQWNAVINTNLNSAFNMCRNVIEGMRARKFGRIVCISSINGQKGQFGQTNYSAAKAGEIGFVKALAQESAALGITVNAIAPGYIATEMVRAVPEDVLKKIISTIPVGRLGEPEDIARAVAFLVADDAGFITGSTLTANGAQYIT; encoded by the coding sequence ATGTCACGCGTTGCTTTGGTGACCGGGGGTACGCGCGGAATTGGCGAAGCCATTTCCATCGCGCTGAAGGACAAGGGCTACAAGGTGGCCGCCAATTACGCGGGCAATGACGCTGCCGCGCAGGCCTTCCACGAGAAGACCGGCATCCCGGTGTTCAAGTGGGACGTCTCGGATTTCGAGGCCTGCAAGGCGGGCATCGCCAAGGTGGAGGCCGATGTCGGCCCCGTTGAAGTGCTCGTCAACAATGCCGGCATCACCCGCGACGCCACGCTCCACCGCATGACGCTGGAGCAGTGGAACGCGGTGATCAACACCAACCTGAACTCCGCCTTCAACATGTGCCGGAACGTGATCGAGGGGATGCGCGCCCGCAAGTTCGGCCGCATCGTCTGCATCTCGTCCATCAACGGCCAGAAGGGCCAGTTCGGCCAGACCAACTACTCTGCCGCCAAGGCGGGCGAGATCGGCTTCGTGAAGGCGCTGGCGCAGGAAAGCGCGGCGCTCGGCATCACGGTGAACGCCATCGCGCCCGGCTACATCGCCACCGAAATGGTGCGCGCGGTGCCGGAGGACGTGCTCAAGAAGATCATCTCCACCATTCCCGTCGGCCGTCTCGGCGAGCCGGAGGACATCGCCCGGGCCGTGGCCTTCCTGGTGGCGGACGATGCCGGCTTCATCACCGGCTCGACGCTGACCGCCAACGGCGCCCAGTACATCACCTGA
- a CDS encoding homospermidine synthase, whose amino-acid sequence MSAWPVHATIDGPIVMIGFGSIGRGTLPLIERHFSFDLDRMVVIDPVDDDRKLLDARGIRYIQSEVTAENYRELLTPLLTNGAGRGFCVNLSVDVSSVAVMELCREIGALYVDTVIEPWKGFYFDPSLGTEARTNYALRESLLAARRRNPGGTTAVSTCGANPGMVSWFVKQALLNIAADTGLSLPEPKTREEWARFAQALGVKGIHVAERDTQRARNPKPRDVFVNTWSVEGFVSEGLQPAELGWGTHEKELPPDGRTHATGCGAAIYLTRPGADTRVRSWTPTPGPQFGFLVTHNEAISISDYYTVRDGEKVVYRPTCHYAYHPAGDAVLSLHEMFGSGGKMQSDWKILDEHEIVDGVDELGVLIYGHAKNAYWFGSQLSIEETRQLAPYQNATGLQVTSAVLAGMVWALENPQAGIVEADEMDFRRCLEVQMPYLGPVIGTYTDWTPLQSRNTLFAGDFDEEDPWQFKNVIVR is encoded by the coding sequence ATGAGCGCCTGGCCGGTTCACGCCACCATTGATGGACCCATCGTCATGATCGGCTTCGGGTCGATCGGTCGTGGCACTTTGCCTCTGATCGAGCGGCACTTCTCGTTCGATCTCGACCGGATGGTGGTCATCGATCCGGTGGATGATGACCGCAAGCTGCTCGACGCCCGTGGCATCCGCTACATCCAGTCCGAGGTGACGGCGGAAAACTATCGCGAACTGCTGACGCCGCTGCTGACCAACGGCGCCGGCCGCGGCTTCTGCGTCAACCTCTCGGTGGATGTCTCCTCCGTGGCGGTGATGGAGCTGTGCCGCGAGATCGGCGCGCTCTACGTGGACACGGTGATCGAGCCCTGGAAGGGCTTCTATTTCGATCCCTCCCTCGGCACCGAGGCGCGCACCAATTACGCGCTGCGCGAGAGCCTGCTCGCCGCCCGCCGCCGCAATCCCGGCGGCACCACCGCCGTCTCCACCTGCGGCGCCAATCCGGGCATGGTGTCCTGGTTCGTGAAGCAGGCGCTGCTCAACATCGCCGCCGACACCGGCCTCAGCCTGCCCGAGCCCAAGACCCGCGAGGAGTGGGCGCGCTTTGCGCAGGCCCTCGGCGTCAAGGGCATCCATGTGGCCGAGCGCGACACGCAGCGCGCCCGCAATCCCAAGCCCCGCGACGTGTTCGTCAACACCTGGTCGGTGGAAGGCTTCGTCTCCGAGGGCCTGCAGCCGGCCGAACTCGGCTGGGGCACGCACGAGAAGGAACTGCCCCCGGACGGCCGCACCCACGCCACCGGCTGCGGCGCGGCGATCTATCTGACGCGCCCCGGCGCGGACACCCGCGTGCGTTCCTGGACGCCCACGCCCGGCCCGCAGTTCGGCTTCCTCGTGACCCACAACGAGGCGATCTCCATCTCGGACTATTACACGGTCCGCGACGGCGAGAAGGTCGTCTACCGCCCCACCTGCCACTATGCCTATCATCCGGCCGGTGACGCGGTGCTCTCGCTGCACGAGATGTTCGGCTCCGGCGGCAAGATGCAGAGCGACTGGAAGATCCTCGACGAGCACGAGATCGTCGACGGCGTCGACGAACTCGGCGTGCTGATCTATGGCCACGCCAAGAACGCCTACTGGTTCGGCTCCCAGCTCTCCATCGAGGAGACCCGCCAGCTTGCGCCCTATCAGAACGCCACCGGCCTCCAGGTGACCTCCGCTGTGCTCGCGGGCATGGTGTGGGCGCTGGAGAACCCGCAGGCGGGCATCGTGGAAGCGGACGAGATGGACTTCCGCCGCTGCCTCGAAGTGCAGATGCCGTATCTCGGCCCGGTGATCGGCACCTATACCGACTGGACGCCGCTCCAGAGCCGCAACACGCTCTTCGCCGGCGATTTCGACGAGGAAGATCCCTGGCAGTTCAAGAACGTCATCGTTCGCTGA